The Tigriopus californicus strain San Diego chromosome 5, Tcal_SD_v2.1, whole genome shotgun sequence genome includes a region encoding these proteins:
- the LOC131880929 gene encoding uncharacterized protein LOC131880929: protein MFYFHLKNVLSVLLLADLARWSGDAQTTDNEGVSKEELDPLQLDSSTLWPRRDPFDEIQSKINSVNEDNCAIKHVGDLKLPADSVSHLPDIKEININPVFPNRTALLHLHNMALSRSFFFSYILQSRFNRPAINDTYDPGMMYYFLSTVADVSANPKINASAVYFSPNMSYTPSYRGFFNLTMPLFAPRTFRADDYNDPIHLERISTLNMFITKDLGAISNGNDGLNYTSNFYRINDWYKKWLPDNAHILQLHDTKTVYDVRIRYFNNTNATFSFHGPRGADESPGPVKWTRPYFDCGRSNEWKFAAVVPIVDIYPRHTRFRHIEYPSYTAVSVMELNFDRIDINQCPKGRGNDGPNRFANTAKCKQRTTECEPLHGYGFRRGGYQCRCRPSHRLPNVVRRPFLGEIVERATETQYKNGFDCSPIGFIQRLPQQWEKSVPWLRTQYLEKYFEYQNYSEEVASSLNVFHRPLGKPNVDEILKFIWQVNPENCRDRTHEELHLKGDISWGAEIQFKNEALMAVRTANFISSFLQVVDPKEVFPGTRVVDEPLNEDQMIGEALAMVMGNTRVWSAGIFWDQNQFPNRTYFAPYAYKTQLNTRKYFVEDLARLNKTNEVYVNQDWYKVLKARWSNYYDNLEKFWLKMFFRSQDRGDDIYLRRYEHFPEYYRAANLDQGHWTAPYFDCDGLVPMWKITYASPFFGWDSLRNRIEFKGSVAVSMDIRMLDIDQCPDKYHVPNHFKDTHKCDEKSSYCVPILGRGFETGGYKCECRQGYEYPFEDPITYYDGQLMEAEFVKMVQDRETKFDMLKCRLASAQSIVSQVTIIFVAFTVLLCYS from the exons atgttttactttcatttgaagaacGTTTTAAGTGTGTTGTTGCTCGCGGATTTGGCTAGGTGGAGCGGAGATGCACAAACCACGGACAACGAAGGTGTTTCAAAAGAGGAACTTGACCCTCTACAACTGGATTCATCGACATTGTGGCCAAGGAGAGATCCTTTCGAtgaaattcaaagcaaaatcaaCTCTGTGAATGAAGACAATTGCGCCATCAAACATGTGGGGGATCTCAAATTGCCGGCTGATTCTGTCAGCCATTTGCCCGATATTAAGGAGATTAATATCAATCCCGTGTTTCCAAATCGAACGGCATTACTCCATTTACACAACATGGCTCTCAGCAGaagcttcttcttctcataTATACTCCAATCCAG GTTCAACCGTCCGGCAATTAATGACACTTACGATCCTGGCATGATGTACTACTTTTTGTCCACCGTGGCCGATGTTTCAGCCAATCCAAAAATCAATGCTTCCGCGGTATACTTCAGCCCAAATATGTCCTACACACCCTCATATCGGGGATTTTTTAATCTAACTATGCCCCTTTTTGCTCCAAGAACATTCAG AGCCGATGATTACAACGATCCAATACATTTGGAAAGGATCTCAACCCTGAACATGTTCATAACCAAGGACCTTGGTGCGATTTCAAATG GAAATGATGGCCTAAACTACACCAGTAATTTCTACCGGATAAATGATTGGTATAAAAAGTGGCTTCCCGACAACGCACATATCTTGCAATTGCACGATACGAAGACGGTTTATGATGTTCGGATTCGATACTTCAACAACACCAACgctactttttcatttcacggtccaagag GGGCCGATGAAAGTCCTGGACCGGTCAAGTGGACCAGACCTTATTTTGATTGCGGTCGCAGTAACGAGTGGAAATTTGCTGCCGTGGTCCCAATTGTCGATATATATCCACGACACACTCGATTTCGTCATATAGAGTATCCTTCTTACACTGCTGTTTCTGttatggaattgaattttgaccgGATAGATATCAATCAA TGTCCAAAAGGTCGAGGTAATGATGGACCAAATCGATTTGCAAACACCGCCAAATGTAAGCAGAGGACAACAGAATGCGAGCCTTTGCATGGCTATGGTTTTCGAAGGGGTGGATATCAATGCCGATGTCGGCCATCACACAGACTGCCGAACGTGGTACGAAGGCCTTTTTTGGGCGAGATTGTAGAACGTGCTACAGAAACACAATACAAAAACGGATTTGATTGTTCCCCAATTGGGTTCATTCAGAGGCTACCGCAACAATG ggAAAAATCTGTGCCGTGGCTCCGTACACAATACTTGGAAAAgtattttgaatatcaaaactATTCTGAGGAAGTTGCTAGCTCGTTGAACGTATTTCATCGTCCCTTGGGAAAACCAAATGTTGACGAAATCTTAAAGTTCATCTGGCAAGTCAATCCGGAAAACTGTAGGGACCGGACTCACGAAGAGCTTCATCTAAAGGGAGATATTTCTTGGGGAGCAGAGATTCAGTTCAAAAACGAAGCCTTGATGGCAGTTCGAACTGCCAATTTCATCTCTTCTTTCCTACAAGTCgttgatcccaaagaagtatTTCCCGGTACACGTGTCGTCGACGAACCCTTAAACGAAGATCAAATGATAG GCGAAGCCCTAGCTATGGTAATGGGAAATACGCGTGTATGGTCAGCTGGAATATTTTGGGATCAAAACCAATTCCCCAACCGAACTTACTTTGCTCCGTACGCCTATAAAACGCAACTGAACACCAGGAAATATTTTGTGGAGGATCTTGCAAGATTGAACAAAACTAATGAAGTCTATGTCAACCAAGATTGGTACAAGGTTTTAAAGGCCCGATGGTCTAACTACTAcgacaatttggaaaagttTTGGTTGAAGATGTTCTTCCGTTCTCAAGACCGTGGTGATGATATCTATCTCAGAAGATATGAGCACTTTCCCGAGTATTATAG GGCTGCAAATCTGGATCAAGGGCATTGGACAGCTCCTTATTTCGATTGTGATGGACTTGTTCCCATGTGGAAAATTACTTATGCTTCCCCATTTTTTGGTTGGGACTCTCTTCGAAACCGCATTGAATTCAA AGGGTCGGTGGCCGTTTCCATGGACATCAGAATGCTTGATATTGATCAATGCCCAGACAAGTATCACGTGCCAAATCATTTTAAGGACACTCATAAATGCGACGAGAAATCCTCATAT TGCGTTCCAATCTTGGGTCGTGGGTTTGAAACTGGTGGGTACAAATGCGAGTGTCGCCAAGGATACGAATATCCTTTCGAGGATCCAATTACATATTATGATGGGCAGTTAATGGAAGCTGAATTTGTTAAAATGGTTCAAGACCGGGAAACCAA ATTCGATATGTTGAAGTGCCGATTGGCCTCAGCCCAAAGCATTGTTTCTCAAGTAACAATCATATTTGTTGCCTTTACGGTTTTACTATGCTACAGTTAG
- the LOC131880955 gene encoding synaptic vesicular amine transporter-like isoform X1, with translation MFCLFSSSLRYESLRQELAISIIIAKMGAAQDYIHQTRIGAYFYKARESRRLVLLIVAIALLLDNMLLTVVVPIIPEFLYNVRHPEHSATPIQQTTTPWAHTGASHNSTELTPSDVDYQSWKKHQELVKENVEVGIMFASKAIVQLITNPFVVPFTNKVGYSIPMFCGFVIMFFSTIIFAFSRSYMVLFLARALQGIGSSCSSVAGMGMLADRYPDDKERGNAMGIALGGLALGVLIGPPFGGFMYQFVGKSAPFLILACLALMDGCLQLLILQPGVTVPTEDATSLKTLISDPYILIASGAITFANMGIAMLEPSLPLFMMDRMDAEKWQLGAAFLPASISYLIGTNLFGPLGHKMGRWLASLVGLSVIGLALILIPFASTPNHLVIPMAGLGFGIGMVDSSMMPELANLVDLRHSSSYGGVYAIGDIAFCLGFAIGPALSGNLVKAIGFKAMLTGIGVVCFLYGPLLILLKNPPPKTEQEKQEAKHLVFDSEKTSVKYADLDDQY, from the exons ATGTTTTGCCTGTTTTCATCGTCCCTCCGTTATGAGAGCCTTAG acaaGAGCTTGCAATCAGTATAATTATTGCCAAAATGGGTGCAGCCCAAGATTATATTCACCAAACGAGGATCGGGGCTTACTTTTATAAAGCAAGGGAATCGAGGAGGCTAGTACTGCTGATTGTGGCCATTGCTCTTCTTTTGGATAATATGCTCCTCACCGTTGTTG TTCCAATCATACCAGAGTTTCTATATAACGTTCGACATCCAGAACATTCTGCAACGCCAATTCAGCAGACTACCACCCCATGGGCGCATACTGGAGCTTCTCACAACTCTACCGAGTTGACTCCATCTGATGTAGACTACCAATCATGGAAAAAGCATCAAGAGcttgtgaaggaaaatgtggAGGTTGGAATCATGTTTGCCTCAAAGGCTATTGTGCAATTGATAACCAACCCGTTTGTTGTGCCCTTTACTAACAA AGTCGGCTATAGCATTCCCATGTTCTGTGGATTTGTCATCATGTTCTTTTCAACGATAA TTTTTGCATTTAGCAGAAGCTACATGGTATTGTTTCTTGCTCGTGCATTGCAAGGTATTGGGTCATCATGTTCCAGCGTTGCAG GGATGGGTATGTTGGCAGATCGTTATCCAGATGACAAGGAAAGGGGGAACGCGATGGGAATAGCCCTGGGGGGATTGGCTCTAGGGGTATTGATTGGTCCACCATTTGGTGGATTTATGTACCAATTCGTTGGAAAATCTGCTCCCTTCCTAATCTTGGCTTGTCTCGCTCTAATGGATGGTT GCCTGCAGCTCCTCATACTTCAACCAGGCGTCACTGTACCGACAGAAGAcgcaacaagtttgaaaacgcTGATTAGCGATCCATACATTCTGATTGCATCAG GTGCCATCACATTTGCCAACATGGGCATCGCAATGCTTGAGCCTTCTCTTCCACTCTTTATGATGGATAGAATGGACGCCGAAAAGTGGCAACTCGGAGCTGCCTTCCTCCCCGCATCCATTTCCTATTTGATTGGTACTAATTTGTTCGGTCCGCTGGGTCACAAAATGGGTAGATGGTTAGCCTCGTTGGTGGGCCTCTCTGTCATTGGGTTAGCTTTGATATTG ATTCCGTTTGCCTCGACTCCCAATCATCTGGTGATACCAATGGCTGGCCTTGGGTTTGGAATTGGCATGGTGGATTCAAGTATGATGCCTGAACTGGCAAACCTGGTTGATTTAAGACACTCGTCTTCGTACGGAGGAGTTTACGCTATTGGTGACATTGCATTTTGTCTCGGTTTTGCGATTGGGCCTGCCCTTAGTGGCAACCTTGTCAAAGCCATCGGTTTCAAAGCTATGCTAACTGGTATTGGAGTTGTGTGTTTTCTCTATGGACCTTTGTTAATACTGTTGAAGAATCCACCTCCCAAGACCGAACAAGAGAAGCAAGAAGCAAAG CATCTAGTGTTTGACAGTGAAAAAACTTCGGTGAAATATGCAGATTTGGACGATCAGTACTAG
- the LOC131880955 gene encoding synaptic vesicular amine transporter-like isoform X2 → MGAAQDYIHQTRIGAYFYKARESRRLVLLIVAIALLLDNMLLTVVVPIIPEFLYNVRHPEHSATPIQQTTTPWAHTGASHNSTELTPSDVDYQSWKKHQELVKENVEVGIMFASKAIVQLITNPFVVPFTNKVGYSIPMFCGFVIMFFSTIIFAFSRSYMVLFLARALQGIGSSCSSVAGMGMLADRYPDDKERGNAMGIALGGLALGVLIGPPFGGFMYQFVGKSAPFLILACLALMDGCLQLLILQPGVTVPTEDATSLKTLISDPYILIASGAITFANMGIAMLEPSLPLFMMDRMDAEKWQLGAAFLPASISYLIGTNLFGPLGHKMGRWLASLVGLSVIGLALILIPFASTPNHLVIPMAGLGFGIGMVDSSMMPELANLVDLRHSSSYGGVYAIGDIAFCLGFAIGPALSGNLVKAIGFKAMLTGIGVVCFLYGPLLILLKNPPPKTEQEKQEAKHLVFDSEKTSVKYADLDDQY, encoded by the exons ATGGGTGCAGCCCAAGATTATATTCACCAAACGAGGATCGGGGCTTACTTTTATAAAGCAAGGGAATCGAGGAGGCTAGTACTGCTGATTGTGGCCATTGCTCTTCTTTTGGATAATATGCTCCTCACCGTTGTTG TTCCAATCATACCAGAGTTTCTATATAACGTTCGACATCCAGAACATTCTGCAACGCCAATTCAGCAGACTACCACCCCATGGGCGCATACTGGAGCTTCTCACAACTCTACCGAGTTGACTCCATCTGATGTAGACTACCAATCATGGAAAAAGCATCAAGAGcttgtgaaggaaaatgtggAGGTTGGAATCATGTTTGCCTCAAAGGCTATTGTGCAATTGATAACCAACCCGTTTGTTGTGCCCTTTACTAACAA AGTCGGCTATAGCATTCCCATGTTCTGTGGATTTGTCATCATGTTCTTTTCAACGATAA TTTTTGCATTTAGCAGAAGCTACATGGTATTGTTTCTTGCTCGTGCATTGCAAGGTATTGGGTCATCATGTTCCAGCGTTGCAG GGATGGGTATGTTGGCAGATCGTTATCCAGATGACAAGGAAAGGGGGAACGCGATGGGAATAGCCCTGGGGGGATTGGCTCTAGGGGTATTGATTGGTCCACCATTTGGTGGATTTATGTACCAATTCGTTGGAAAATCTGCTCCCTTCCTAATCTTGGCTTGTCTCGCTCTAATGGATGGTT GCCTGCAGCTCCTCATACTTCAACCAGGCGTCACTGTACCGACAGAAGAcgcaacaagtttgaaaacgcTGATTAGCGATCCATACATTCTGATTGCATCAG GTGCCATCACATTTGCCAACATGGGCATCGCAATGCTTGAGCCTTCTCTTCCACTCTTTATGATGGATAGAATGGACGCCGAAAAGTGGCAACTCGGAGCTGCCTTCCTCCCCGCATCCATTTCCTATTTGATTGGTACTAATTTGTTCGGTCCGCTGGGTCACAAAATGGGTAGATGGTTAGCCTCGTTGGTGGGCCTCTCTGTCATTGGGTTAGCTTTGATATTG ATTCCGTTTGCCTCGACTCCCAATCATCTGGTGATACCAATGGCTGGCCTTGGGTTTGGAATTGGCATGGTGGATTCAAGTATGATGCCTGAACTGGCAAACCTGGTTGATTTAAGACACTCGTCTTCGTACGGAGGAGTTTACGCTATTGGTGACATTGCATTTTGTCTCGGTTTTGCGATTGGGCCTGCCCTTAGTGGCAACCTTGTCAAAGCCATCGGTTTCAAAGCTATGCTAACTGGTATTGGAGTTGTGTGTTTTCTCTATGGACCTTTGTTAATACTGTTGAAGAATCCACCTCCCAAGACCGAACAAGAGAAGCAAGAAGCAAAG CATCTAGTGTTTGACAGTGAAAAAACTTCGGTGAAATATGCAGATTTGGACGATCAGTACTAG
- the LOC131880906 gene encoding calcipressin-2-like, producing the protein MRRKPVQGPVHSMDQDSVESLEDEDNFVQPHEDHPGRARSGGEEEDGMGSTASTNTTDENLMRDHSLSGWTDSRLHIVNPDEKASKSLIITNVDSEIFDNPVAKEMFEKLFTEYDDDVIFHYLKSFGRVRIDLSSAKAASNAKERSHNLVICGKVINCYFLQVFCPFPLGDPFLHVPPLEKQFLISPPASPPVGWEQPKEDKPIVNYDLLTAMAELGPGQRHELHPKKEVKLLGKSVSTPSIVVHIAEDEALEANSPGAMFSRKITQTRCPNRQNSLK; encoded by the exons ATGCGCCGGAAACCCGTTCAAGGTCCCGTGCACTCCATGGACCAGGACTCGGTGGAATCATTGGAAGACGAGGACAACTTTGTTCAGCCTCACGAGGATCATCCGGGTAGGGCGAGAAGTGGCGGCGAGGAAGAGGATGGCATGGGCTCCACTGCGTCCACCAATACCACGGATGAGAACTTGATGCGAGACCACTCGCTCTCTGGGTGGACGGATTCGCGATTGCACATCGTCAATCCCGATGAGAAGGCCTCCAAGTCTTTGATCATCACCAATGTGGACTCGGAGATTTTTGACAACCCCGTTGCTAAG GAAATGTTCGAAAAGTTGTTCACGGagtatgatgatgatgtcatatttcattatttaaaAAGCTTCGGACGCGTTAGGATCGATCTATCTTCAGCCAAAGCAGCTTCCAACGCTAAAGAAAGATCACATAATCTCGttatttgtggaaaagttATCAATTGCTATTTCCTCCAA GTCTTTTGTCCATTCCCATTGGGGGATCCTTTCCTTCACGTCCCGCCATTGGAGAAGCAATTTTTAATATCCCCACCAGCAAGCCCTCCTGTCGGATGGGAACAACCAAAGGAAGACAAACCTATTGTTAATTATGACCTCCTTACGGCGATGGCTGAATTAGGTCCAG GTCAAAGACATGAGCTCCATCCCAAAAAAGAAGTGAAGTTGTTGGGAAAAAGTGTTTCTACGCCATCAATCGTGGTTCATATCGCAGAAGATGAGGCTCTTGAGGCAAATTCTCCCGGTGCCATGTTTTCTAGAAAAATTACTCAGACTAGATGTCCCAATCGGCAAAATTCCCTGAAATAA